Within Bdellovibrionales bacterium, the genomic segment ATCGAGCCAGTAAAAGTCCACGGCTCCCGACAAAGCGTTTCAACATCTATGAGACTCCAGGAAATGAAATTGCTTCTGTGTACCACTGTCCCGCTCGATCAACAAATTGAACTTTTGGATTTGGCCCAGGAACGGACGAGGTCTGTATGTCTGCGCCAGGCTTTTGACGCGATCAGCATGTGTTATTTGATCTCGTTTAATTGCCAGTCGTATTTGAGAAACTCATTTTTGAAAGAATTTTTGGAGAGAATCTTTCTTAAGCTGGGATCGTCGGTAATATAGGGGGCGATAAATTTGTTGATGGAGCCCGCTTCTTTGATGAAATCATCGCCAAACCAAGGCATCGGGGAAAATATCTTAGAGAGGTAGAGAGTTTTCGTTTTTTTTGACAGCCGATTGTGCGTGGAATCACGCAAAAATAACTTTGTTTGATTTTCCAATTGAAGATCAATTCCATGAGCGACGTAAGGGTCTGGTTTCAAAGGGGGGCTTGAAACGGTTCCAGAGTTCAGGGCAAAGAGAATTCGGGGGTCAGGAAATGCGCCACGAATGGCTTTAAATCTGAGCCAATCCAAATTGCGGTTTTTTCCGAGCAAAGAAAAGAATACAATTTGCCATGGACTCTCAAGAAGTGGTCCGATCTTGTTGACGGATTCGATGGGATAATTGTTGAGGACGTGTTTGATTGTAAAGGCATTATAAGAATTGATGAGGAAGGCGAGTTTTTGATTTTGGCCCCAGGAGTTGAACTGAGACTCGGTGACTTTCGAAAATTCAGCCAAACAGAGGTCAAAAAACTTTTCTTTCTTCTTGAGTTCACGATAGTTAACGCTCGAACTTGCGCCTTTGGTAATAACGTACTTCTCCAAAACCTGGGCCCATTTTGTGTAAGAGTGGTCGAACTCTGCCTGAGGGGTGCTGTCCGAACTGGTCATTGATACAAAATCGGCGGCTTTCGTTGAAAGAGAAAAAATCTGAGAGAGAAAAGCGAGGAGGGACAATATTTTAAAAATATAAAATCGATCTTTCATAAATTATCCTCTTTTCTTTTCTTTTCTTTTCTTTTCCGTTTGTTCCTTGCTCGTTCCTCGCACGCCTTTCTTTGGTTGTCGTTATAAGTGACTAAAGGCGTGGCACGTGCTTAGGAGCCGTTTCATTCTATGAAAAAAGTAAGGCCGGGACAATGATTTCTGGGAGCCAATTCGGCGATCAATTTTCTGAGCCAGGTGGGAAATGATGATTACAAATCTCCCAGATTCTCCCAAAGCTGCCTCCGGGCGAAAGAACTGGTGATTTGCCAAAGAGTTTGATATGGGACAATTCGCTATTTCTCGAGAAATTTCCTCAAAGGAGACCTGTTTGCCCGATGTTTCAAAGCTTGCTCAAATCAATCAGGCTCCAGAGTTTGGGTCTCTTTGTGAGACGCCGAAAATGGGTGAATCCCATGGATCTGTTTCGCGTGAACGACTTCCTGATGTTGCCAAACATCGCCAAACAGCTCCTGCCTTGTCTATCGATTGGGTGGGAATGGAAAACCTTGAAATTCCGGTTCTTGATCGCGACGAGACGGGTAAGGCGCAGAGAGTTTCGGCCAGGGTTTCGGCCTTTGTGAGCCTCGATAGGGTGGATCACCGCGGGATTCATATGTCGCGTCTCTATACGCTTTTACGGGATCGTCTCGCGGCGGAAGTGATTGATGGTGCTTACCTCGAACAAGTATTGGAGGACATGTTAACTACCCAGAACGGTCTGAGTGAGAACTGTCGTCTTGAAATTTCTTTCGATAAGTGGAGGAAGCGACGGGCGCTAAAGAGTGAAGAGTGGGGGTGGAGGAGATATCCTGTCGAAATTAGGCTAGAGAAGAGAGGCAATAAGTTGTCATGTCTCTATCTCTTTGAAATTTTATACTCCAGCACTTGCCCTGCCAGCTCCGCGCTTGCTCGTCATGATCTTGTTCGCAGGCTTCAGGGTCGGTTTGGTTCCGAAGATTGGCCTGCAGAACATGTTAAGAAATGGATCGAGGATGATTCTAATGGATTGGCGACACCGCACGCGCAGAGAAGTCGCGCTTGCATTGAGCTCGGATTTGAGAGTGGGGCAGAAGGCCTTTTCTTGAGCCAATGGAATCAATGGATTGACAGAGCTGAAGAGCTTCTTCAGACACCAGTGCAAGCCGCTGTGCGTCGTGAAGATGAGCAGGAATTTGCTCGACTGAACGGTCAGAATTCGATGTTTTGCGAAGATGCAGTGCGCTATTTGTTTGCTGGCTTGAAAGAGTGGCCAGAGATCAAGAGTTTGAAAGTGCGAGTGGCTCACTTGGAAAGTCTTCATCCCCATGACGCCGTGGCCGAGATGAAATGGCCTTGAACTGATAATGATTGTTATTTTCATTGACATTTTTCAATGTGGCCGCTAGGAAGGGGAGATGAAATCGGAAAGTCTCTCTCTTCCCCTCATACATGGTCGGCAATTCTCTGAGACCTCACTTCCTCATGGTCCAGAAAAGCTGATTCACCGCGAACCAGTCGGAGAAGCCAATTTAAGGCGTATGATTCGCAGTATGGGTATCAAAGTGACCTTGCAGCGAGTGACGATTCTGAGTGCTCTCATTGCTGGCCGGGCTCATGTAACGGCTCAGGAGGTCTTTGAGAAGGTGCATGATACCCATCCTGAAATGGGCTTTGCTACGGTCTATCGTTTCTTGCGAAAATTGGTGGAAGCGGGATTGGTAACAGAAGTGAGGGTGGGTGGATTGCCGGCCAGATATGAACTTGCGACTCATCGGCATCATGATCATTTAACCTGTGAATCCTGCACAAAGATCATAGAGTTTGAAGATCCTGAGATTGAGGCTCTTCAGAAAGCTGTGGCGAAGAAATATGGCTTTGTTTTGACTCATCATCTTTTGGAGCTTTATGGTCGCTGTGCTATTTGCGCTCGGCAAAAGTAATCAAAGGTAGACGCATTTTATTGCTGTGCTATTCTTCCTCGTTGAATTGAATTTTCTTCGGGAGGAAATCTAATGAAAGCGGAAGTAAAGTCGCCGGGTTCTTCTGGTTCTTCTGGTTCTTCTGGTCCCTCTTCCGAGCTTGGGATTTGGGTCCGTCGAGCGTCTGAGCACAATCTGAAGGATGTCAGCGTTTTTATTCCCAGGAATAAAATGACCGTTATCACGGGTGTGAGCGGAAGCGGAAAATCGTCTTTGGCCTTTGATACCATATATGCTGAAGGGCAAAGACGCTACATCGAAAGTCTTTCCGCCTACTCCCGAAATTTTCTTGAACAAATGAAAAAGCCGTCAGTTGAGGCGATAATTGGTTTGAGTCCTGCAATTGCGATTGATCAAAAATCAATCAACACAAATCCTCGATCGACGGTCGGGACAGTGAGTGAGGTCTATGACTACCTTCGGTTGCTTTTTGCCCGTATTGGGGTGCCTCTTTGTCCTCAGCACAAAATTCCGGTCACGAGCCAGTCTCCCCAGCAGATTGTGGATGAAGTACAAGCTCTTCCTCTTGGCACAAAGTACTTTGTTTTGGCGCCTGTGGCTCAGGGCAAGAAAGGGGAATTCTGAGTGATTTTCAAAAGTGGATCAAGAAGGGGTTCTCTCGTGTAAGGATCGACGGCGAATGGATAGACCTGGCCAAAGCAAAGAAATTGGCTAAGAGAAAGTCTCACGATATCGAAATACTGATTGATCGCCTCGTCGTGGACGAGAAATATCTGTCGCGGCTCAAAGAGAGTATTCACTTGGCTCTGAGTTTGTCCAATGGCCTCGTGATGATCGAACCTCTTGGGGCCGCTTCAAAAGTTTACTCTGTCCATCGAGCCTGTCCTCAGTGTGCTTTTAGTTTCCCTGAGTTAGAACCGCGCCTTTTTAGCTTTAATAATCCGCGAGGAGCCTGCCCTGCTTGCAGTGGGTTAGGGGTTCTTGTGTCTTCTGAGGTCGATTCGGATGAGATTTTAGAAGGCGAAGACAGCATTGAGGAAGTAAAAGATGATCCGATTTGTCCAAGTTGCCAAGGGAGGAGATTGAGACCTGAAGCGCTCAATGTTCAACTCATGGGAAAAAATATTGTAGAATTGTCGGACCTTTCGATTAGAAACCTTCGCTCGTTTTTGAACAAAGAGCTTCAGATTGGCAAAAGAGAGCAGCTCATAGCTGAAAAAATCCTCAAACAGATCCTTCTGCGATTGGATTATTTGGACAAAGTTGGGACAGGCTACTTGAGTTTGAGTCGCAAGACGAGCTCTCTTTCGGGGGGAGAAGCTCAACGAATTCGGCTTGCCTCCCAAGTGGGATCAGCTCTGATCGGAGTGTTGTATGTTCTGGATGAACCCAGTATCGGACTGCACCCTCGCGATCATCGTCGATTGTTGGATATTCTTGAAGAGCTTCGCGGACGCGGCAACACTGTCATTCTGGTTGAACACGATGAGGAGACAATACGGGCCGCTGATCACCTCATTGATTTAGGTCCCAGGGCGGGGGTTCATGGGGGAGAAGTCATGGCTGAGGGATCGCCTCTCGAAGTTATTGCAGAATCCAAGAGCTTGACGGGTCGGTACCTTTCAGGAGTTGAAAAGATCCAGATCCCTCAAGTTCGTCGCAAAGGTTCTGGTCTTTTTTTGATCGTGGAGGGCGCAACGGGAAATAATCTTCAAAACCTCACTCTGAAAATACCCCTCGGTTGTTTGGTTGGCATCACCGGAGTTTCTGGAAGTGGGAAAAGTACGCTCATTGTAGATACCTTGTATAAGGCATTGGCCAGGCATTTTTATTCTTCTTTGTCTGAAGCCTCTCCCTATAAAAGAATAGTGGGATTGGAAAACATCGACAAGGTCATAGAAATAAATCAGAAGCCTATCGGTCGTACCCCTCGCTCCATTCCTGCAACATACGTCGGAGCTCTTCCTTTGATACGGCAGATATTTTGGGATTTGCCGGAATCGAAGATCCGGGGCTATAAGCCCGGCCACTTCAGTTTTAATGTGAAGGGCGGACGTTGCGAGGTTTGTTCTGGGGGAGGCCAGGTTCGAATCGAAATGCACTTTCTTAGCGATGTGTATGTGACTTGCGATGCCTGCCTCGGAAACCGTTATACGCGTGAAACCTTGAATATTAAATTCAAAGACAAGTCCATATCCGATGTTTTGAATATGACGGTAGAAGAAGCTGCTGATTTTTTCAAACATCATCCGCCCCTCAAGAGAAAGCTGGAAACCTTGATGCGTGTGGGTCTTGATTACATGACTCTTGGTCAGAGCTCTACCACCCTTTCTGGAGGCGAAGCTCAGAGGGTAAAGTTGAGCAAAGAACTTTCAAAACGGGGAACAGGCAAGACGCTCTATATTTTAGACGAACCGACGACGGGTCTTCATTTTGCAGACGTTCGTAAACTTCTCGATTTGCTCCATGAGCTCACGGATCAGGGTAATACAGTTTTGGTAATCGAACATCACCTCGATGTTATCAAAAGCTGCGATTACTTGGTTGATTTGGGTCCAGAAGGCGGCGATGGGGGAGGTCAAATCGTCGGACTAGGGAGCCCCGAGGAGTTGGCCCGAGAACCAGGGAGCCTCACAGGAGGTTTCCTTCATTCCCTTTTCTAGCTGATGTTCAAAGGGGTGGATGCGACTGTTGCTAAAGCGCAGGTTTGAGGTCAAAGAGCGGATAGTCCTAACTCATTGATTTGGCGCAAATTCTCAAATCTTAACAGGACTTTTGTAGAGGAGTCTCTTCAGCTGTCAGAGAGTTCACCGATAGGTCCATAGATGGTGCTCTTTGCGGGACGTTAGCGAGGGAAGAGGCATCGCTCTCTTCGTATTTTAACTGAACGTTACCGATGAGGTTTGAGAGTATGTCTTGGAATGATATTCCGAGTTGGGCGAATGATGTTGCCAACTCTATTTTGCAGACGGTGAAGAAGAAGGACCCATTTACTTTTTATCATTGCTGTCGCGTCGGAATGGCCAGCAGAAAATTAGCAAAAGCAATGGGCCTGAACGAGTTCGAGCAAGCCGTGCTCGAATACTCTGGCTTGTTTCACGATATTGGTAAAGTGGGAGTTCCCGACAATATCCTTCTCAAAGCGGGCCGCCTGACAAACGATGAAATCGAAATCATGAAGGCCCATCCGATTAAGAGCGCGGAGATCATTGAACCTCTTAGTCATATTCCATTTTTTAGATTTTTGTTGCCTGGAATTCGCTACCATCATGAGAGAATGGACGGGGCTGGATATCCGTTTAACCTGGTCGGAGAGAGAATTCCTCTGCCCGCTCGGGTGATTGCAGTGGTTGATAGCTACGATGCCATGTCTAATAAGAGGCCTTACCGAGAAGCCCTATCGCATGAAAAGGTAATAAAAGAGTTAGTTGATTACAGTGGCAGTCAATTTGATGCCAATATCGTAAAGATTTTTATCGAGGCTCTTCCCTATTTTCAGGAGGAAAAGGAAGAGGAGAATCTTGTTATATCTCACGTTTTAAAGGCCGCCTGAGGAGTGATTGAGGGATGTTGGTGTTTTTTGTGGATCCGAGTATTTGGTCCAACCCAGAGAGGGGTGGGTAGCCAACCAAGCAAAGGGGGGCCGCACTTCAGGAAAGAGGCGCGGCTTTTTTTATTTTCTGTCATTTAAAAGTTGTCAGTTTCAGTTGTGCCTGCGGAAATCCTGGTGTTAGGTTCAATTTTTTTTACATCAATGATTTTTGAGAAGGTATATTGTAATTCTGACCATGTGTATTCGGTCTTGGGTTCGTCTTTCATGCAATATATCTTGAGACTCGTTTCGTTAAATGAAAGCTCCAAAAAACGACGTTGCTTACTGCTTGAGTCATCACCGACATCGACAACTGTTTCAGAGTAGTCCATCACACTTAGTACCGGATTGCTCTCTGGGGAAGAATTAGGATTCAATTCGCCTTTTTGGCTGCTGGGTTCCTCTCTTGTGACGTCGCATATCATCTTCTGTTTGGATGACAGATGATATTGATAGGGCCCGGAAGATACTGAATCATAAACCTTCCCTTGCTCCACGAGTATCTCGTTCTTGTTAGCGAGAGATAAAAGTTTTTTATAGTCCAGAACGACTATTTTGTAATCTGAGGTCGTCTCTTTGATTTTGATTCCATTGAGTCCATTTAAGAGAGGATATGAAGTCGAGGCCACTGATGTATATCGAGGAGTACTGCTAGAATTTGCTGAAGGCGTATAGGGAGTTAGCTCTTTTTCAAGGGCTGTTTTTACCCGGTCGCAGACTTCATCGAATTCGGAGCTGGAAATAAACGCTTCCCGGTCGTTTTTCATCAATCTGCAGAAAACTCCTGCATGTCTGGATTTAAAATTTTCACAGGCATTATTGACTGAGGTCAGCTTCTCTTTTAGCTCCGCAGCCAGTGCGGCTGTTAGGACCCTGTTCTGCTTTAATTTCTCTGCAGTTGGTGTAAGATTCATTCGGGCAATTGTTATCGCGTTAGCATCGTCGACTAATGATTGGCTGCAGGCCCCATCATTGCTGGTCGTATCATTATTCCTGGCGCAGTTGCTAAACACGATGAGGATCAAAGCGAAAGTCGCAAAACGGCTGATCATTGGAAGGCTCCCATAAATATTATTCATTTTCTTAAAAAAAATGCCCGAGCCATGATCATGCGGCAGGCCGAGGCCACAACATGCGATCATGGCCGCACATATGAGCAAGAATGGTGCCGTTGTTCTTGCTGTTTCAGTTTGTCAATTCGTCTTAAGTTTTTGGCTTTTATTGTTCGGCCAGCCACCGAGCAGCATCCATTGCCCAGTAAGTAAAGATCACGTCAGCTCCAGCTCTCTTGATGGATAGGAGAGTTTCGAGCACAGCCGCCTTTTCATTGAGCCAGCCTTTTTCTGAAGCGGCCTTGATCATGGCGTATTCGCCGCTGACATTGTAAGCCGCCACCGGGACATCACAGACTTCCTTGGCCAAGGAGATAATGTCAAGGTAGCTGAGAGCTGGCTTGATGAGAATGAGATCAGCTCCTTCCTCTTGATCCAAGCAAATCTCACGGAGGGCCTCGCGGCGGTTGGCAGGATTCATCTGGTAGGATTTTTTGTCTCCTGTCTTCGGAGTCGAATCGAGTGCGTCTCGGAATGGACCGTAAAAACAGGAAGCGTATTTGGCCGAGTAGCTGATAATTCCGACGTCAGAAAAACCGCCTTGGTCAAGGATAGCCCGTATATAGGCTACCCTTCCATCCATCATATCAGAGGGAGCCACGTAGTCAGTCCCTGCGCGAGCCTGCACAAGAGCCATCTGACCCAATACAGAAAGGGTCTCATCATTAAGGATCTTTCCTTCGGATAAGATGCCATCATGTCCATCGGAGGAATAGGGATCCATTGCGACGTCTGTGATCACTGTGAGTTCGGGTAGGGATTTTTTAAGAGATCTGACAGTTCGCGGGAGCAAACCATCCGGATTGGCTGACTCCCTGCCCATAGGGTCTTTGAGGTGGTCTGGAATTTTAGGAAAGAGGGCAATACCTGGAATGCCTAAGGCTAAAACTTCGCGAGCCTTCTCAATGAGAAGATCAGGGCCATACCGAAATTGACCGGGCAAGGACAATATTGGCTCCTTAGCTCCATTTTTTTCCGTTAAAAACAGTGGCATGACGAAATTCTTTGGACTGAGCCAGGTCTCCTGAGTGAGGTCTCGGATACTCGCCGACTTTCGATTTCGCCGGGGCCTTGAGATGAAATCTAGATTCTTTGTCGATTGAAGCTTAGGCAAGGCGACCTCCTTTAGGTGATGAGGATTGAGAGAAGAATACTTCTGATGACTGAGATGGCGGAGGATAAAGACAAAAGGGCTTTTCTCCCGTGAGTTTCTCGATGCATTCAGAAAGCCCCATGAGAGGCAGGCCTATGATAGAGGAGGGATCTCGACCCTTAAGAGATTCGATCATACAAATACCCATTTTTTCAAACTTGTAAGAGCCTGCGCAGTCAAAAGGTCTCTCCCAACTGAGATAAAAGTCGATTTCTTGTGAGCTCAGGTTCTTGAGTGTGACCTGCACTTCTTCAACCAAAGAGATTTCTTTCTGATTGTATATAACGTGGAGCGCTGTCAGCAGCGAATGAGTTTTTCCCTCAAGAAGGCCGAGTTGTGCCTTCGCTTTTTCCGGTGATCCTGGCTTTGAAAGAATTTGGCCCTCAAAGAGGGCTATTTGATCGGAGCCAATGACAATGGCATTTGGCCGAGTGTCGGCGAGGCTTTTGGCCTTGGCTTTAGCGAGAGCCAAGCAGAGGTTCTGAGGCGAGAGAGAGGAGAGTTGGATTTTAAGTGTTTCCTCATCGATCTGAGGTGCCATCGCAGTGAAGGGAATTTCCCAGCTTTCAAGTTGCCTCTTTCGGTAGCCTGAAGTGCTGGCAAGAATCAACAAAGGGGGGTCTACCCGTCGTGTCATTAAATTGGAAATCTCCGTGAAATTCTAGATTCCATTGTTATAGAATGTGGACAGAGGACACAACCAAAAAAATGGGTGAAAACGCATGGAAACTGTAACTCACTATGTGCACAATCTTGATCCCTTTGCGATTCAGTTTACAGAGACGGTGGGTATCCGCTGGTATGGTTTGGCTTATTTATTAGGGTTTGTGGCAAGTTACTTGGTCTTTCTTTACCTTGCAAAACGCAAGCGCATTGAGTTGCCGGCAGAGAAAGTGGGAGATTTCATTACCTGGGGTGCCATCGGGGTTTTGGTTGGTGGTCGATTGGGATATTGTTTGTTCTATTCTCCAGAATTGCTTTGGACCTTCACTTCAGACTTCCCTTTTTGGGGATTACTTGAAGTTCATAAGGGCGGCATGGCCAGTCATGGTGGAATTGCCGGAGTGATCATCGCATGTTGGTTCTTTGCAAAAAAGTACGGCTATTCTAAAATGCACATGATTGATTTGACGGCCTATGGGGCCACTTTTGGCTTTACGGCAGGCCGAATTGCCAATTTTATCAACGGTGAACTTTATGGACGAGATGCTCCCTCGAGTTTATCTTGGGCGGTCAAATTTCCTCGAACTCTATTTTTGGGCCAATTACCACGTTCAAGAACTGAAAGGTTTGGTTCCCGTCTTGGGCCACCTCTCATCAATTCAAAATCCGGGCGGAACCGAGATGAGCTTAAGCGCTGATCGCTGGATTGAATGGGTCGATCACTACCGCAGTGATGCCATGGCTCACGAAAATGTCAACGCAGTTATCGAAAAGATTATTTGGGCAAGTCAGAATGGGAAAATAGAGGTTCTCCAGGCATTGCAGAATGTTCTGACCCCTCGATATCCTTCTCAGCTCATCCAAGCCTTCTTTGAAGGATTTCTCGTCTGGGTGGTTCTCACTTTGCTGTGGCTCAAACCTAGAAAGGCCGGAGTGATCAGCGGAGTTTTTGGAATTGCATATTCCCTAGCGCGAATCTTTGGAGAGCAGTTTCGGATGCCAGATGCCCACATCGGATTTGAATGGCTCGGTTTGACTCGAGGACAGTGGTTAAGCCTGGGTTTTCTCATTTTTGCGATTGGATATACTGTCGTTGCTTTCCGGAGCGACAACCCAGTGCTCGGCGGATTTTGTCCGAGAAGTTCAGAAAAGCCTGAAACAAAATAGAATAGAAAATCCGAAAACGATGGAATTTTGCCCTATAGTTTATTGGGCTTATAGTCTATCAGGCTTATCACTGGTTTTTGTTCTTTTTGTTTCCCTCACAAGCGGGAGAGCCGACTATGTTTCCTCCGTTGACTTGCCACTCCGTTGGACTCATCAGTCGCTGCGACAATGCATGAACCCCTGCGCCGAGCTCCTCAGACAAAACCTCATGAACCTTCCGTTGGCGGTGAATTCGAGACAAATTCTCAAAAACTTTACTTACCACTACTATTAAAAAATGGGTTTCAGAACCGACGGGTACGCTGTGGTTGGAACTCTCATTGATGACTTCAAGATGAATGGGCCGAAAGGCCTCGTTTAACTTTTTCTGTATCCGTTCTTCAATGAGCAAATGATCC encodes:
- a CDS encoding DUF547 domain-containing protein; this translates as MKDRFYIFKILSLLAFLSQIFSLSTKAADFVSMTSSDSTPQAEFDHSYTKWAQVLEKYVITKGASSSVNYRELKKKEKFFDLCLAEFSKVTESQFNSWGQNQKLAFLINSYNAFTIKHVLNNYPIESVNKIGPLLESPWQIVFFSLLGKNRNLDWLRFKAIRGAFPDPRILFALNSGTVSSPPLKPDPYVAHGIDLQLENQTKLFLRDSTHNRLSKKTKTLYLSKIFSPMPWFGDDFIKEAGSINKFIAPYITDDPSLRKILSKNSFKNEFLKYDWQLNEIK
- a CDS encoding GTP cyclohydrolase I FolE2 yields the protein MGQFAISREISSKETCLPDVSKLAQINQAPEFGSLCETPKMGESHGSVSRERLPDVAKHRQTAPALSIDWVGMENLEIPVLDRDETGKAQRVSARVSAFVSLDRVDHRGIHMSRLYTLLRDRLAAEVIDGAYLEQVLEDMLTTQNGLSENCRLEISFDKWRKRRALKSEEWGWRRYPVEIRLEKRGNKLSCLYLFEILYSSTCPASSALARHDLVRRLQGRFGSEDWPAEHVKKWIEDDSNGLATPHAQRSRACIELGFESGAEGLFLSQWNQWIDRAEELLQTPVQAAVRREDEQEFARLNGQNSMFCEDAVRYLFAGLKEWPEIKSLKVRVAHLESLHPHDAVAEMKWP
- a CDS encoding transcriptional repressor is translated as MKSESLSLPLIHGRQFSETSLPHGPEKLIHREPVGEANLRRMIRSMGIKVTLQRVTILSALIAGRAHVTAQEVFEKVHDTHPEMGFATVYRFLRKLVEAGLVTEVRVGGLPARYELATHRHHDHLTCESCTKIIEFEDPEIEALQKAVAKKYGFVLTHHLLELYGRCAICARQK
- a CDS encoding HD-GYP domain-containing protein, coding for MSWNDIPSWANDVANSILQTVKKKDPFTFYHCCRVGMASRKLAKAMGLNEFEQAVLEYSGLFHDIGKVGVPDNILLKAGRLTNDEIEIMKAHPIKSAEIIEPLSHIPFFRFLLPGIRYHHERMDGAGYPFNLVGERIPLPARVIAVVDSYDAMSNKRPYREALSHEKVIKELVDYSGSQFDANIVKIFIEALPYFQEEKEEENLVISHVLKAA
- the hemB gene encoding porphobilinogen synthase, whose protein sequence is MPKLQSTKNLDFISRPRRNRKSASIRDLTQETWLSPKNFVMPLFLTEKNGAKEPILSLPGQFRYGPDLLIEKAREVLALGIPGIALFPKIPDHLKDPMGRESANPDGLLPRTVRSLKKSLPELTVITDVAMDPYSSDGHDGILSEGKILNDETLSVLGQMALVQARAGTDYVAPSDMMDGRVAYIRAILDQGGFSDVGIISYSAKYASCFYGPFRDALDSTPKTGDKKSYQMNPANRREALREICLDQEEGADLILIKPALSYLDIISLAKEVCDVPVAAYNVSGEYAMIKAASEKGWLNEKAAVLETLLSIKRAGADVIFTYWAMDAARWLAEQ
- the maf gene encoding septum formation protein Maf — protein: MTRRVDPPLLILASTSGYRKRQLESWEIPFTAMAPQIDEETLKIQLSSLSPQNLCLALAKAKAKSLADTRPNAIVIGSDQIALFEGQILSKPGSPEKAKAQLGLLEGKTHSLLTALHVIYNQKEISLVEEVQVTLKNLSSQEIDFYLSWERPFDCAGSYKFEKMGICMIESLKGRDPSSIIGLPLMGLSECIEKLTGEKPFCLYPPPSQSSEVFFSQSSSPKGGRLA
- the lgt gene encoding prolipoprotein diacylglyceryl transferase; this encodes METVTHYVHNLDPFAIQFTETVGIRWYGLAYLLGFVASYLVFLYLAKRKRIELPAEKVGDFITWGAIGVLVGGRLGYCLFYSPELLWTFTSDFPFWGLLEVHKGGMASHGGIAGVIIACWFFAKKYGYSKMHMIDLTAYGATFGFTAGRIANFINGELYGRDAPSSLSWAVKFPRTLFLGQLPRSRTERFGSRLGPPLINSKSGRNRDELKR
- a CDS encoding prolipoprotein diacylglyceryl transferase, with the protein product MVPVLGHLSSIQNPGGTEMSLSADRWIEWVDHYRSDAMAHENVNAVIEKIIWASQNGKIEVLQALQNVLTPRYPSQLIQAFFEGFLVWVVLTLLWLKPRKAGVISGVFGIAYSLARIFGEQFRMPDAHIGFEWLGLTRGQWLSLGFLIFAIGYTVVAFRSDNPVLGGFCPRSSEKPETK
- a CDS encoding BolA family transcriptional regulator, which translates into the protein MPNIARIRIFDTFLEGEDHLLIEERIQKKLNEAFRPIHLEVINESSNHSVPVGSETHFLIVVVSKVFENLSRIHRQRKVHEVLSEELGAGVHALSQRLMSPTEWQVNGGNIVGSPACEGNKKNKNQ